DNA sequence from the Moorena sp. SIOASIH genome:
GTTTTGTCTTCTCGCTGGGAAGGGTTACCAACTGTGTTAATTGAAGCAATGGCATGTGGTTGCCAAGTAATTGCTACAGATTGTCCTAGTGGTCCAGCGGAAATTTTATCAGCAGGACAATATGGCATTTTAGTACCAGTCGGGGATTCAGCCGCTTTATCATTAGCTATGTTACAAGTACTTAAATTTCCCTTGATTCGGGATAAATTAATGGAGCGGGCAAGGTACTTTTCTACTGAGCGAGCAGTTTCTGAGTATTTGGCTATCTTGAACTAAAGTCGTTAGGAAATTAAAAATTAAAAATTAAAAATTAAAAATTAAAAATTAAAAATTAAAAATTAATTTAAATTATCATAAATACCTTGTGATTATATAGCATTCATAAATTAATTGTGAAAATTTTTTATCCGAAGTTCCCTACTCCCTACTCCCTACTCCCTACTCCCTACTCCCTACTCCCTACTCCCTAATCCCTACTCCCTAATCCCTACTCCCTACTCCCTGTTCCCTGTTTCCTTTGCTATAGAGATAATTGACTATGTTAGCCACAGCTTACTTGGGACTAATCTTATGTATGTTGCTTACAGAAATAAAACGAAAAAAAACAGGTAAGTTGGATTTCCTGACCTTGGCTAACTTGATTTTCTTTCTTGTCTATGCTTTTCCAGGATTTGTCTTATCAGCTAACCTAGAGAATGCTAGGCATGAGTTGAACTGGGGAAATACCTTATACACTGACAACCCACAAACAGTTATTGCTATATTTGTGGGCTACTTTCTGATTGTTATTGGTTTCTATTCTAAGTCAGCTGAAAAATTCGGTAAAACGATTACTATCAAGAGCTATAGTGACAAGGTTGTGATTGTCTTTGCTCTTTTTCTGCTTTTATTCTCTTGTCTATCTATTCAAATCTATGGCTCTCAGTATGGTGGCGTTATGGTAGCCCTTGCTAAAAGCCACCTGATTCGCTCAACCACGGTTGAAAGTGGCAACCTGGTTTTTTTTAAGAATTTTATGTTCTTTTCATTCTTTGCCTCTTATTTATTGGCAGCCCTGGTATTTTTTAGCGAACTCAAAAAAGGTAAATTCATCCTATTTAGTTTGTTTTTGCTATCTGTAGTCGCTTCCTGGATTTCAGCAACCTTAACAGCTGGGCGTATTCCTTTTGTCAGATACATTATCGGTTTTTATTTAGTTTATGTCCTAAAAACTGGAAAATTTTCGTTGACTTTCACCCTTACTTTTGTTTGTAGTGCTGCTCTGTTTCTGATTCACGGCAAAACCCTGTTTTTTAGCTTAAGCGCTTTGCCAGATGGGTATGTTGCTGTAGTGGAACGCTTTAGACAATCTCTGGACAGTGGTGCCAATGAAAGCTTTAGCATTATCGAACTAGTAGAGAACTTTGTGTTTCCAGTTCATTCCCTAGATGCAGCTTTTAATAATCATTATCCAATGCGGCTATTTCTGGATATCTACTATGGAGTGCTTTCGTTAATACCGGAGCGTCTGACTAATATGGAGTTCCCAGAAACCCTATCCTTTGAGAATACAGCAAATATCATCGGCTCCAATGAGTTTGCTATCCCACCAGGTATACTGGCCTTTGGTATCTATAGTATGTCTTGGGTCGGACTAATTATCATATCGTTGAGTTTTGGTTGGATTGGTCGTTATCTACAAACTATTTTTAATAATCAGCTACATACAATATACTGGATGCCATTTGTTTACATTTTAACAGCTGTAACCTGGATAGATTTTATTACCTTTGGTGACCCAGAAGCTTACCTAATTGGTAATTTTTGGTTTTTTGCGGCTATGGGTCTATTACTATCTTTCGTTAGCAAAGTTTATTGGAAAAAGAACTATAAACTATGAAAATACTATACCTTACCACTGGAGTCTCAATAGGAGGTGCGGAGTTGATGTTATATCATCTCCTATCCAAGATAAACCGAAACCGCTTTAGTCCAGTGGTACTGTCTCTAATGGGGCGTGATACGGTAGGCGATCGCATTGAATCTTTGGGTATACCTGTTGTTCATATGGGTCTTGAACCAGGAAAGGTTCCAACCCTAAAGGCATTCTCTAATTTAATTAATACGGTGAATACTCTCAAGCCTGACCTAATTCAGGGGTGGATGTATCACGGGAATATAGCTGCCAAATTAGCTAGTATTTTTTATCACCATAAAATTCCACTTTTGTGGAGCATCCATCATTCAATTTATTCCTTATCATCTGAGAATAAAATGACAGCATCCTTGATTAGAAGTGGCGCTATTATTTCTAAATTTATCCAGGGAATTTGCTTTGTATCTAATCAAAGTAAATTACAGCATGAAGCCTTGGGATATTCTTCGCAAAACAGCTGTGTAATTCCTAATGGATTTGATACGTCTTTATTTAAACCATCCCTGGAAGCTAGAGCAGCTGTTCGTTCTGAGTTAGGGTTGTCTGATCAATCGGTTTTAATCGGATTGATTGGTCGTTATCATCCAATGAAGGATCACCCTAATTTTATCCGGGCTGCTTCATTGTTAGTCAAAGAATTTCCTGATATACATTTTATTATGGTTGGCACAGAAGTTGATCAAGATAATAATTTTTTATCTTCGTTGATTCAGGACTTAGGACTATCGAATCATTTCCACTTACTAGGAGAACGCAGTGATATTCCTCGCCTTACTGCTGCTTTAGATATTAATACTCTGGCTTCTGCCTATGGGGAAGCCTTTCCTTTAGTTATTGGAGAGGCGATGTCGAGTGGTGTTCCCTGTGTGGTCACAGATGTCGGTGATTCAGCCTGGATTGTGGGTAATACCGGACGAGTGGTACCCCCAAGAAACTCAGAAGCATTGGCTAGGGCTTGGAAAGAGCTAATTTTGATGGGTAATGAAGGTAGGAAAGTGTTAGGAAAAGCAGCAAGATCTAGAATTATTGATTCCTTTTCTATAAACTCAGTAGTCGCTCAATATGAGAGTTTATATAAACTTATTTTAGCATAGTGCTGATTGCGTCAGTCATGAATCCTGATAGCTAATTAGGGAGATTTTAATTCTTGTAAACCAAGATAACTAGTATTGAGTAATAAATAATCATGAATAGACTTTTAATCATAACTACTATTCCGGATACACTCCGTGGCTTCCTGCTTCCCTTGGCTCACCACTTCCGGTTTGAAGGCTGGCGGGTAGATGCTATGGCTCAGGGAGTTTCGGCTTGTGAGGAATGCTTGGCAGCTTTTGACCAGGTTTGGGATGTGCAGTGGTCACGCAATCCCTTGGATCCACAGAATTTACTGTTGGCTCCGCGAACTATCCAAGAAGTAATGGCTCAAAAGAACTATGATATTGTTCATGTACATACCCCAGTAGCGGCTTTTATTACTCGTTATGCTCTAAGGGGTTTGAGAAAGCAGGGAAAACCCAGGGTAATTTACACGGCTCATGGCTTTCACTTCTATCGTGGGGGGCAACCTTTAAAAAATGCTTTGTTCCTGACATTGGAAAAATTGGCTGGACTTTGGACTGACTATTTAGTAGTAATTAATCATGAGGATAAAGAGGCAGCTAAGCAATATAATATTGTGCCACCAAAACAGATTCATTATATGCCAGGAATCGGTGTTGATTTGGAATACTACAATTTTGATTCGACTCCTGTAGCTGAGGTGATGGCAGTATACGAGGAGCTGGGAATAGCACCGGAAAATCCACTATTTTTGTCAGTTGCTGAGTTTATCCCTCGCAAGCATCATCAGGATATTTTAAGGGCATTTGCCTGTTTGGAGCGACCTGATGTCCACTTGGCATTGGCAGGAGATGGAGATGAAGAGTGGACTCAACAAATGCAAGACTTGGCATCAGCTCTAGGTATTAAACCTCAGGTACATTTCCTTGGTTTCCGCCGGGATATTCCCACCCTGATACAAGCCTCAATTGCAACACTGTTGGTTTCAGAACAAGAAGGACTTCCTAGAAGTGTGATGGAGTCGTTGTGCCTGGAAACACCAGTGATTGGCACAAATATCCGTGGCACTAGGGATTTGCTGGCAGGAGACTGTGGTCTTTTGGTTGAGGTGGGGGATATCGAGGGAATCGCTCAGGCCATGACCTGGGTATTAGACCATCCTGAAGACGCCTTAGCTATGGGCAAACGTGGACGGGAGTACATGAGTGCTTATGATTTACAAAACATTCTGGAACTCCATGAGGCTTTGTATAGTGAAGCAATAAGCGATCGCATTTTGACACCTTTAGGCACTGGACTTTGGCCTGTTTATAATGACTCTATGTAAGCAGGTGGGCTTAGTTAAAGCAATTTTTGTTGAAGGTTGTCTGTCAGAATGCAGAATGTAGAATGTAGAATGTAGAATGTAGAATGTAGAATTCGCGCATTCTACATTCTACATTCTTAATTCAAAAATGTTGTTCGCCAAAGGCGTTCGGTGTAGGGTAGGTTGAAGGTTTCGAGGTTTAAGGTTTAAGGTTTAAGGTTTCGAGGTTGAAGGTTTCGAGGTTGAAGGTTTCGAGGTTTAAGGTTTAAGGTTGAAGGTTTCGAGGTTGAAGGTTGAAGGTTGAAGGTTGAAGGTTGAAGGTTGAAGGTTTACTAGCTGCGGATCTTCGGGGGGATAATAGCAATTCTGGCCGATTACGGTTACACATCAATTTCATCTATCCATCTCCCTATCTCCAAGTGAATATCTTTGATATTAAATCATCCCACGACTTGTATGATGTGGGATTTTAAGTGTGTGCATGATTAGTCATTATTAATCACTAACACCTAATACCTAATACCTAAGACTTAATCACTAGTACTAGCCATTGTGGCCACACATCCCAGTTCAAACGTTATATTTTTTATTTAATAAGATAAAAAAATGTTTTGATTGAACCATGACTAACAATATTACTAGCCATAAATTACAACAACTAATCAAGGATATTGCGGACAGATTTTTGGCTGCAACTGCTCTGATTGTTTTATCGCCTGTTATCCTAATTCTTGCGATCGCAATCTATTTCAGTATGGCAAGACCAATTGTTTTCAGCCAACTAAGACCGGGGAAAGATGGTCGTATTTTCAAGTTCTATAAATTCCGCACCATGACCGATGATTGCGACGGCGATGGTAATCTACTTCCCGATGAAGAACGCCTGACCGCAATTGGTGAATTTCTACGGGAAACCAGTTTAGATGAACTTCCTCAACTTTGGAATGTTCTGAAAGGGGATATGAGTTTTGTCGGACCTCGTCCTTTACTGGTGGAGTATTTAGATCGCTACAATTGTGAACAAGCACGCCGCCATGAAGTTAAACCTGGTATTACGGGTTGGGCACAGGTTAATGGTCGCAACACCATTAGTTGGGAAAATAAATTCAAATGTGATGTTTGGTACGTTGATAAGTGGAATCTGTGGCTTGATTTTAAAATCCTATTCCTAACCTTTATTAAAGTGACCAAGCGCGAAGGTATTGTTAACCCAACCCACTCTACATTAAGTGAGTTTCAGGGTAGCTCTCCCTCTTGTTAATACCAATTAAATTTATTCCTGCTACAAGATGATAATCAGGTGATTAAGTGATGGGGGGAGGGTGGGGAGATGGGGAGATGGGGAGATGGGATGATCAGGTAATCAGGTAATGGGGTGATTAATGTGTAGCAATAGTGTTTGAATTTTGAATAACGTCTTGAAATATTAGCCAACTTAATTATTAGTTTTTTAGATAACAGTATGGATAGTCAAATCATTGATTTTTTAAGCCCGTTATGGGGAGAAACCCTAAAGCAATTACGTCATGATATCTATCATCTAGCCGACTATGTTACTTTAGAGTCTAGACGAAATCAAGGCATACCGGAAGCAATTGTAATAGCAGATGGGGATAAAATTTTCTTCGTTCCTTATTTACTGCGCCAATGTGATGACATTTGCGCTCAAGACTCAGCAGATTTATTTGATGTAGTCTCTCCCTATGGTTATCCAGGAATTTTATTAAGTGAGGCAGCCGTTAGCACACCAGGGTTTCCTGATGCAGCAATGGCTGAATTCAAACGTGTGTTATCTGTCAAGGGAGTATGTTCAGCCTTCTTGCGACTTCATCCCATACTTAATCATAACATTAATGAATTATTTAACCCTAACCCGTTTACCTTCAATGGCGAGACAATCTCCATTGATTTAACACTCCCTGAGTCTGAAATCTGGAGTCATACCCGCAAAGATCATCGCAATAAGATTAATAAGTGTAAGCGTGCTGGGATCACAGCCAGAATGGTTCCATTTAAAGACTACATTCAGGAATTTATTGAAGTCTATCAAGAGACTATGGATCGGGTAGGTGCTTCAGGGTTTTATTATTTTAACTATGATTACTTTGTGGGACTCTTAGAGATTCTAGGAGAGCAACTTCACCTCTGTATCGTTGAACTGGATAATCAAATCATATCCGCTGGTATTTACACAGAATGCTGTGGCATCGTTCAAGCTGTACTGGGTGGAACTAAAACCCAGTTTTTCAAACAATCTCCAAGTGTTTTAGAAACAGATTTTGTCCGACTCTGGGCTAAAGAACGCGGCAATGAATTTTTGAACCTTGGCGGTGGTGTAGGAGGCGCAAAAGATAGTCTCTACAATTTCAAAGCGGGTTTCTCCAAGCAAAGACACAACTTCCTGACACTACGTTTAATTACTGATGAAGAAAAGTATCGTTATCTTGTTGATTTACGAGCCAAAGCATTAAACACTGACCCAGAAAAACTCCTCCAGTCCAAATTCTTCCCCGCCTATCGTTGTAGTCATTAAGCTGTTCAGCATTTAGATTGGCATATCTAAATTTATCAAAGGGAACAGGGAACAGGGAACAGGGAACAGGGAAAAATCTTGTGTACCTCAGGTGCGACCCGTGGCGAATTTAATTCTTAATGGGTCAAGCGCACCTAATAGTTATGAAAAACCCTGTAGTTAGGAAGCAACTTCAGCTAATTAATATTTCAACCTTGGCCAAAGGCCACGCTACGCGAACAACCTTAAACCTACCCTTCACCGAACGCCAAAGGCGAACAACCTTTATTTAAAATTATTTTTAACCCTTAAACCTTTACCCTTAAACATTCTCAATTATCAATTCTCAATTATTAATTCTACATTCTACATTCTACATTCTACATTCATCTCTTATGAATAAACCAATTCTTTTGTCTACACCCCACATGGGTGATCAGGAACTGGAGTTTGTTAAAGAAGCCTTTGAAACAAATTGGATTGCGCCAGTGGGTCCCCATGTGGATGCCTTTGAGCAAGAATTTTGCCAAGTTGTAGGTACTCCCCACGCGGCTGCTGTTAGTTCTGGCACAGCAGCCTTGCATCTAGCGCTACGGCTAGTTGGGGTTAAATCAGGGGATGAAGTCTTTTGCTCTACCCTTACCTTTATTGCTACTGCTAGCGCAATTACTTATTTGGGAGCCAAGCCAGTCTTCATCGACTGCGATCGCACTAGCTGGAATATGGATCCCGACTTACTGCGGCAAGCTCTAGATTGGCGAGCTCGACTGGGTAAATTACCTAAAGCCTTGGTTTTGGTTCATCTGTATGGTCAAAGTGCTGATATTGATCCGATTTTAGAGGTTTGCGATCGCTACGAGATTCCCGTGATTGAAGACGCTGCTGAAGCCTTAGGTGCCACCTACAAAGGTCGCTCTCCGGGAACCTTTGGGGAAATTGGTATTTACTCCTTCAATGGCAATAAAATTATTACTACCTCTGGTGGCGGCATGTTGGTTTCAAACCATCCTGATTTTGTCAGCAAAGCTCGTTTTCTCGCAACCCAAGCCCGAGACCCAGCCCCCCATTACCAGCACTCACACATTGGCTACAACTATCGCCTCAGCAATATTTTAGCTGGAGTTGGTCGTGGTCAATTGCGGGTTTTGAATCAAAGAGTAGCAGCCAGACGGCGTAACTTCGAGATTTACCAGGAAGCCTTGGCAGAGCTGCCAGGAATAAAATTTATGCCAGAAGCCCCCTATGGACGAGCCACGCGCTGGTTAACTTGCCTAACCATTAACCCTGATGCCTTTGGAGCCGATCGAGAGCAGGTTCGCCTGGCTTTGGCTGCAAAGCAAATTGAAACCCGTCCTGTCTGGAAACCATTACACTTGCAACCTGTATTTGCTGAGTGTGACTCTATTGGTGGTGCGATCGCAGAAGATTTATTTGAGCATGGTCTTTGCCTACCTTCTGGTTCCAATCTTACCACTGAAGACCTAGAGCGGGTGATTGAAGGGATTAAGGCAACCTCTCGTTGTCTAGTACACAAGTAATATCAAGTCTGGTTGAATACCCATAATTAATGGAGAGTGTGGGGAGATGGGGAGATGGGGAGATGGGGAGATGGGGAGATGGGGAGATGGGGAGATGGGGAGATTTTTATTAAGGGTAATTATCCTGACATGATATAACCTTTTTATTTGAATTGTGAACATACTCCCTTAAGCAAAAGCAAGGTAAGCATTAGCTGTTCGCGTAGCCTGCGCGTAGCGCATATGCTGTTGGCGTAGCCTGCGCGTAGCGCATATGCTTACGTTTTTATTATATATAAGTTTAAAAAAAATAGCTTGGTTTACCCTACGTCATATCCATTTTTAATTAATTTTTTAAAATCATCCCTATCAAAAAGCATAATGTCAGTCTTAGCTGCCAGTTCTTTGGCAGTTTCTGTAAACTTACTATTAGTGATAACTAGTCCCAGGTTCGCCTGATAATAGCCAATTGCCCCTGTTACTTCCTGAACGGCCTTAATCCCTACGCTACCTTGTTTTCTCTTGGCTTGAACAACAGCCTTTATATCCCCTTTTTTAATTACCAGATCGGCTCCATAATCCGCAGTTGCTGGAGTGCGCTTCACTTGGTAGCCCAGTTGCTTAAATAATTTAGCCAGAAATTTTTCAAACTCCCTCCCCGTCATTTGATCAATTGCATCTAACTGTTCATCAATATTCTTTGACGACTTTGATTCACGCCTATCCTCAACCGAAGATTTACCATTCTTAACTTCTGCTTTAAGTTTACGTTTCAAATCACGAGAAACCATTAAGCCTTTAATCTCTTTACACAAAGATGCTTTAGATTCTCCTTCTTCTTGGCGCTGTTTATATATTCCAACCAGTAACGCTTCAAGTCCGAATTTCGATAAGCCATCAGCAGCTATTCCCACAACCCCAAGAAAACCAATGCCTCCGATCATTCCAAATGGACCTAACATTGCCAAAGCTGCTGTGATCGCCGCTGCTCCAGTTAACCCCGTTGTTGCCATA
Encoded proteins:
- a CDS encoding peptidoglycan bridge formation glycyltransferase FemA/FemB family protein, which produces MDSQIIDFLSPLWGETLKQLRHDIYHLADYVTLESRRNQGIPEAIVIADGDKIFFVPYLLRQCDDICAQDSADLFDVVSPYGYPGILLSEAAVSTPGFPDAAMAEFKRVLSVKGVCSAFLRLHPILNHNINELFNPNPFTFNGETISIDLTLPESEIWSHTRKDHRNKINKCKRAGITARMVPFKDYIQEFIEVYQETMDRVGASGFYYFNYDYFVGLLEILGEQLHLCIVELDNQIISAGIYTECCGIVQAVLGGTKTQFFKQSPSVLETDFVRLWAKERGNEFLNLGGGVGGAKDSLYNFKAGFSKQRHNFLTLRLITDEEKYRYLVDLRAKALNTDPEKLLQSKFFPAYRCSH
- a CDS encoding glycosyltransferase; protein product: MKILYLTTGVSIGGAELMLYHLLSKINRNRFSPVVLSLMGRDTVGDRIESLGIPVVHMGLEPGKVPTLKAFSNLINTVNTLKPDLIQGWMYHGNIAAKLASIFYHHKIPLLWSIHHSIYSLSSENKMTASLIRSGAIISKFIQGICFVSNQSKLQHEALGYSSQNSCVIPNGFDTSLFKPSLEARAAVRSELGLSDQSVLIGLIGRYHPMKDHPNFIRAASLLVKEFPDIHFIMVGTEVDQDNNFLSSLIQDLGLSNHFHLLGERSDIPRLTAALDINTLASAYGEAFPLVIGEAMSSGVPCVVTDVGDSAWIVGNTGRVVPPRNSEALARAWKELILMGNEGRKVLGKAARSRIIDSFSINSVVAQYESLYKLILA
- a CDS encoding restriction endonuclease — protein: MDEVVRKVAALGLPGVILLITMATTGLTGAAAITAALAMLGPFGMIGGIGFLGVVGIAADGLSKFGLEALLVGIYKQRQEEGESKASLCKEIKGLMVSRDLKRKLKAEVKNGKSSVEDRRESKSSKNIDEQLDAIDQMTGREFEKFLAKLFKQLGYQVKRTPATADYGADLVIKKGDIKAVVQAKRKQGSVGIKAVQEVTGAIGYYQANLGLVITNSKFTETAKELAAKTDIMLFDRDDFKKLIKNGYDVG
- a CDS encoding sugar transferase, whose product is MTNNITSHKLQQLIKDIADRFLAATALIVLSPVILILAIAIYFSMARPIVFSQLRPGKDGRIFKFYKFRTMTDDCDGDGNLLPDEERLTAIGEFLRETSLDELPQLWNVLKGDMSFVGPRPLLVEYLDRYNCEQARRHEVKPGITGWAQVNGRNTISWENKFKCDVWYVDKWNLWLDFKILFLTFIKVTKREGIVNPTHSTLSEFQGSSPSC
- a CDS encoding glycosyltransferase family 4 protein, with translation MNRLLIITTIPDTLRGFLLPLAHHFRFEGWRVDAMAQGVSACEECLAAFDQVWDVQWSRNPLDPQNLLLAPRTIQEVMAQKNYDIVHVHTPVAAFITRYALRGLRKQGKPRVIYTAHGFHFYRGGQPLKNALFLTLEKLAGLWTDYLVVINHEDKEAAKQYNIVPPKQIHYMPGIGVDLEYYNFDSTPVAEVMAVYEELGIAPENPLFLSVAEFIPRKHHQDILRAFACLERPDVHLALAGDGDEEWTQQMQDLASALGIKPQVHFLGFRRDIPTLIQASIATLLVSEQEGLPRSVMESLCLETPVIGTNIRGTRDLLAGDCGLLVEVGDIEGIAQAMTWVLDHPEDALAMGKRGREYMSAYDLQNILELHEALYSEAISDRILTPLGTGLWPVYNDSM
- a CDS encoding aminotransferase class I/II-fold pyridoxal phosphate-dependent enzyme codes for the protein MNKPILLSTPHMGDQELEFVKEAFETNWIAPVGPHVDAFEQEFCQVVGTPHAAAVSSGTAALHLALRLVGVKSGDEVFCSTLTFIATASAITYLGAKPVFIDCDRTSWNMDPDLLRQALDWRARLGKLPKALVLVHLYGQSADIDPILEVCDRYEIPVIEDAAEALGATYKGRSPGTFGEIGIYSFNGNKIITTSGGGMLVSNHPDFVSKARFLATQARDPAPHYQHSHIGYNYRLSNILAGVGRGQLRVLNQRVAARRRNFEIYQEALAELPGIKFMPEAPYGRATRWLTCLTINPDAFGADREQVRLALAAKQIETRPVWKPLHLQPVFAECDSIGGAIAEDLFEHGLCLPSGSNLTTEDLERVIEGIKATSRCLVHK